The following coding sequences are from one Methanococcoides methylutens window:
- a CDS encoding DUF116 domain-containing protein yields MEIPYELLGKLFVYMLLFALLGIVVALLVGFYSFKKKKVVFPNFVLFMLYLFYSPAKWMCGVFSIRATLVDEILIEVRNAVMRDDFINAKGPRAVFLPQCMRHANCRARCDPIIGYECKKCGLCDIGSICEAADEHGFRVYVIPGGSFVKKIMKAHRPNSCIGVACYTDLSESMGEMSFMPVQGVCLLKDGCFNTKVDVAEVIEKMELCNV; encoded by the coding sequence ATGGAAATTCCCTATGAACTTCTGGGTAAGCTATTCGTATATATGCTTCTCTTTGCTCTATTGGGAATTGTTGTGGCATTACTTGTCGGATTTTACAGTTTTAAGAAGAAAAAGGTCGTCTTCCCGAATTTTGTTCTATTCATGCTTTATCTGTTCTACTCGCCTGCCAAATGGATGTGTGGTGTCTTCTCGATAAGGGCTACTCTTGTGGATGAGATCCTGATTGAGGTAAGGAATGCGGTAATGCGTGATGATTTTATCAATGCAAAAGGTCCCAGGGCTGTATTTTTGCCTCAGTGTATGCGTCATGCCAATTGCAGGGCCCGATGTGATCCTATAATTGGATATGAATGCAAAAAGTGTGGTCTATGCGATATTGGAAGCATCTGTGAAGCTGCTGATGAACATGGTTTCAGGGTTTATGTGATCCCCGGTGGTAGCTTTGTAAAGAAGATAATGAAAGCACACAGGCCCAATTCATGTATTGGTGTGGCATGCTATACTGACCTTTCGGAGTCTATGGGGGAAATGTCATTTATGCCGGTTCAGGGTGTTTGCCTCTTGAAGGATGGTTGCTTCAACACAAAAGTAGATGTTGCTGAAGTGATCGAGAAAATGGAGCTCTGCAATGTATAA
- a CDS encoding DUF116 domain-containing protein yields MYNLIGKLLLVFLGLSIFISALSLYVSRVSLTRSVWLSGFFANVLDFFFLPLKYFFCKFSDPRKLDRWMVSLKNSAHKSDFAKTRKRLMFVPHCMRSLDCPAYATKYGIQCKSCGKCVMGELKEDAKEYGYDLYIVTGSSFVKNILKDHYADGVLVIACDYEINKGMRSLAGTSVVTYGIPMLNDGCYNTKVDYDLVTDTMKMFD; encoded by the coding sequence ATGTATAACTTGATCGGCAAATTACTATTGGTCTTTTTAGGGCTATCTATTTTTATTTCAGCTCTATCGCTTTATGTTAGCCGTGTAAGTCTTACTCGAAGCGTCTGGCTTTCTGGTTTTTTTGCGAATGTACTGGATTTCTTTTTCCTGCCACTTAAATATTTCTTTTGTAAGTTCTCAGATCCAAGAAAACTTGATCGGTGGATGGTTTCTCTAAAGAATTCTGCACACAAATCTGATTTTGCAAAGACAAGGAAACGACTTATGTTCGTTCCACATTGCATGCGTTCACTTGATTGTCCTGCATATGCAACGAAATATGGTATACAGTGCAAGTCCTGTGGTAAATGCGTTATGGGCGAGTTGAAAGAAGATGCAAAAGAATATGGGTATGATCTCTACATTGTAACTGGTTCTTCTTTTGTCAAGAACATCCTGAAGGACCACTATGCAGATGGTGTACTGGTCATTGCATGTGACTATGAGATAAATAAGGGAATGAGGTCACTTGCAGGAACAAGTGTTGTGACCTATGGTATTCCTATGCTTAACGATGGTTGTTATAACACAAAAGTAGATTACGATCTGGTCACTGACACTATGAAGATGTTTGACTGA
- a CDS encoding response regulator transcription factor produces the protein MVSVALNKKIMVVDDDADTIYLVSSLLETEGFEVVGAGSGAKCLEMLDIEKPDVILLDLMMPDMDGWETFHKIKKELPDVPVSILSAKGQKFDQMLGLNVLNANDYITKPFNNTEFVGRIKSLVGDA, from the coding sequence ATGGTTTCTGTTGCATTGAACAAGAAAATAATGGTAGTTGATGATGATGCTGACACCATTTATCTTGTCAGTTCTCTTCTTGAAACAGAAGGTTTCGAGGTGGTGGGAGCTGGCAGTGGTGCTAAATGTCTGGAAATGCTTGATATTGAAAAACCAGATGTTATATTGCTGGATCTTATGATGCCTGATATGGATGGATGGGAAACTTTTCATAAGATCAAAAAAGAACTGCCTGATGTTCCGGTCTCGATCCTCTCTGCAAAAGGGCAGAAGTTCGACCAGATGCTTGGACTTAATGTCTTGAATGCAAATGATTACATTACAAAGCCATTTAATAATACTGAATTTGTAGGACGTATCAAGTCCCTTGTTGGGGATGCTTGA
- a CDS encoding methyltransferase domain-containing protein yields MSRKKKFDNRIKADNDGLRFATPEVVASYRAKRLKCRTIADISCGIGGQTIFFAKECEKVYAIEIDPQKIEYAEKNCKRYGLDNVEFICGDALSEEVIEQVPKIDILFSDPARPPSEDKRHVSSLEPGIPNVLSAYAEKTNNFAFEAPPQMSPDRIPFDCEKEYLSLNGQLNRLNLYFGDIKSCDRSAVSLPSEKRIDSNYPKAEVVKTEEIGPFACEPEPSVVKAELLPEFAAAIMTDSSSQVSLFNIDQKRILLTSESPINNTIAKNNYEVLKVMELDTALINKELRKEDVGTVILRAGIDPAKYWKMRNEIEEGLMDSGTVHLFAKDGKAIICKIMH; encoded by the coding sequence GTGTCACGAAAAAAAAAATTTGATAACAGAATTAAAGCCGATAATGATGGCCTGCGTTTTGCAACACCGGAAGTAGTTGCAAGTTACCGTGCCAAACGCCTCAAATGCCGAACTATCGCAGATATAAGTTGCGGGATTGGCGGGCAGACCATATTCTTTGCAAAAGAATGTGAAAAGGTCTACGCTATAGAGATAGATCCTCAAAAGATAGAATATGCAGAAAAGAACTGCAAACGTTATGGATTGGACAACGTAGAATTCATCTGCGGAGATGCACTCTCAGAGGAAGTGATCGAACAAGTCCCAAAGATAGATATCCTGTTCTCAGATCCTGCAAGACCACCATCAGAAGATAAGCGTCACGTTTCAAGCCTTGAACCAGGAATTCCAAATGTACTTTCTGCCTATGCAGAAAAAACGAATAATTTTGCATTCGAAGCACCACCACAAATGAGTCCTGACAGGATCCCTTTCGATTGTGAGAAAGAGTACCTGTCACTTAACGGACAGTTAAATCGATTGAACCTTTACTTTGGAGATATAAAATCATGCGACCGTTCAGCAGTTTCACTACCCTCCGAAAAAAGGATCGATTCGAATTACCCAAAGGCAGAAGTAGTAAAAACAGAAGAGATTGGACCATTTGCTTGTGAACCGGAACCTTCGGTCGTCAAAGCCGAATTGCTCCCAGAGTTTGCAGCTGCGATCATGACAGATTCAAGTTCGCAAGTAAGCCTTTTTAACATTGACCAAAAGAGGATTCTGCTTACTTCCGAATCTCCAATAAACAACACCATTGCAAAAAACAATTATGAAGTACTTAAGGTGATGGAGCTGGACACTGCACTAATTAATAAGGAACTCCGGAAAGAAGATGTTGGTACAGTAATATTAAGAGCAGGAATTGATCCTGCAAAATACTGGAAAATGCGAAATGAGATAGAGGAAGGTCTAATGGATTCAGGCACAGTACATCTTTTTGCAAAGGATGGGAAAGCCATCATATGCAAGATAATGCATTGA
- the rpl3p gene encoding 50S ribosomal protein L3 translates to MAKGHRPRRGSLAFSPRKRAQSHIPRFRSWPESSAEPKLQGFAGYKVGMTHVIMIDDTKNSLTEGTEISVPVTVIETPAIRVAAIRAYGENTHGEKALAEAWTNVLDSDLDRRIKAPKNHDVNAALEKIGSLVENGKATDIRVITYTLPSTLTGVPKKVPDVMETGVSGSDVGAKFEFAKTILGTMVDVSDVFDNGGIIDVAAITTGHGTQGPVKRWGINLMKNKHSRQGSLRQVGTLGPWTPAHVSWRVPAMGQMGYHQRTEYNKRILKMSSDAEEINPAGGFTNYGVVRGNYILIKGSVPGPSKRLIRLREPTRSKVSSMGEPQIVHISTQSMQG, encoded by the coding sequence ATGGCAAAAGGACACAGACCAAGACGGGGTTCCCTTGCATTCAGTCCACGCAAGCGAGCACAAAGTCACATTCCAAGGTTTAGATCATGGCCAGAGTCAAGCGCCGAACCTAAACTGCAGGGTTTTGCAGGTTACAAGGTTGGTATGACTCATGTTATCATGATCGATGACACAAAGAACAGTCTTACAGAAGGTACCGAAATATCCGTTCCTGTAACTGTCATTGAGACCCCAGCAATACGGGTTGCAGCAATTCGTGCATACGGCGAGAACACTCATGGTGAGAAAGCTCTTGCAGAAGCATGGACAAATGTTCTGGACAGCGATCTTGACCGCAGGATCAAAGCTCCAAAGAACCATGACGTTAATGCAGCACTCGAAAAGATCGGGTCACTTGTCGAAAACGGCAAGGCAACAGATATCAGGGTCATTACATACACATTACCTTCAACACTTACTGGTGTTCCAAAGAAGGTACCTGATGTAATGGAAACTGGTGTAAGTGGATCTGATGTGGGTGCAAAGTTCGAGTTCGCAAAAACCATTCTGGGAACCATGGTGGATGTTTCAGATGTGTTTGACAATGGCGGAATCATCGATGTTGCAGCTATCACAACCGGTCACGGTACACAGGGTCCTGTAAAGAGATGGGGAATCAACCTCATGAAGAACAAACACTCCCGTCAGGGAAGTTTGAGACAGGTCGGTACCCTCGGTCCATGGACTCCTGCACACGTTAGCTGGAGAGTTCCGGCAATGGGTCAGATGGGTTACCATCAGAGAACTGAGTACAACAAGAGGATCTTAAAGATGTCTTCAGACGCTGAAGAGATCAATCCTGCAGGCGGATTTACCAACTATGGTGTTGTTCGTGGCAACTATATCTTGATCAAAGGCAGTGTTCCAGGTCCATCAAAGAGACTGATAAGACTCAGGGAACCAACCAGATCAAAGGTATCCAGCATGGGAGAACCTCAGATCGTTCACATTAGTACACAGTCCATGCAGGGGTGA
- the rpl4p gene encoding 50S ribosomal protein L4, giving the protein MTTVNIIDLSGNAKGEIALPEVFNEIFRPDLIKKAVLSAQANRLQPYGPKKYSGMETSAHSWGSGRGVAQVPRISNGSRVARIPQAVGGRRAHPPKPETDRTEKINKKEKRLAIRSAIAATIDADLVKARGHRFDAEVPLVAENAIEGLLKTKDVISFLQAAGVYDDVIRAKEGKHIRAGKGKRRGRKYKTRKSVLIVTGEESPILKAANNLSGVDVATVDSLNAEILAPGTHAGRLTIWTESAITNMEGMFI; this is encoded by the coding sequence ATGACCACAGTAAATATTATTGATTTATCAGGAAATGCTAAAGGCGAGATCGCATTGCCAGAAGTCTTTAATGAGATTTTCAGGCCGGATCTTATCAAGAAAGCAGTTCTTTCTGCACAGGCTAACAGGCTCCAGCCATATGGTCCTAAGAAGTATTCAGGTATGGAAACATCAGCACACTCCTGGGGATCAGGCAGAGGTGTTGCACAGGTTCCAAGGATATCCAATGGAAGCCGTGTCGCAAGAATCCCACAGGCAGTGGGTGGAAGGCGTGCACATCCTCCAAAGCCGGAGACTGACCGTACAGAAAAGATCAACAAGAAAGAGAAGCGTCTGGCTATCAGATCCGCAATTGCAGCAACTATCGATGCTGACCTTGTAAAGGCACGCGGACACAGATTCGACGCAGAAGTTCCTCTTGTTGCAGAGAACGCCATTGAAGGTCTTTTAAAGACAAAGGACGTAATCAGCTTCCTTCAGGCAGCTGGTGTCTATGATGATGTTATCCGCGCAAAGGAAGGTAAACACATAAGGGCCGGTAAAGGTAAGCGCAGGGGCCGTAAGTACAAGACAAGGAAGAGCGTTTTGATTGTGACTGGAGAGGAAAGTCCTATCCTTAAAGCAGCTAACAATCTTTCAGGTGTCGATGTTGCTACAGTAGATTCCCTGAATGCAGAAATTCTGGCACCAGGTACCCATGCAGGCAGACTTACTATATGGACTGAATCTGCAATAACCAACATGGAGGGTATGTTCATATGA
- a CDS encoding 50S ribosomal protein L23: MSAIRYPFITEKAMTLMDDNKLQFVVDTRSNKKQVAADVVKMYGFSVKSVRTMTTMKGLKKALVTFEEPDAAHEIATRIGLV, from the coding sequence ATGAGTGCTATTAGGTATCCATTCATTACTGAGAAAGCAATGACGCTTATGGATGATAATAAGCTTCAGTTTGTTGTCGACACTCGCTCTAACAAGAAGCAAGTGGCAGCTGACGTGGTCAAGATGTATGGCTTTTCTGTAAAGTCAGTACGTACTATGACCACCATGAAAGGCTTAAAGAAAGCATTGGTCACATTCGAGGAACCGGATGCTGCACATGAGATCGCAACAAGGATCGGTTTGGTGTGA
- a CDS encoding 50S ribosomal protein L2 — MAKRLISQNRGRGSPTYRAPSHKYKAALKHPRVDEESVLNGTVIDITHDPARSAPIVKVAFENGEEQLILAPEGIAVGEKISCGVSAEVKPGNILPLAEIPEGIPVCNIESKPNDGGQFARSSGVYATLVSREATKVVIRMPSGVLKWFNPKCRATVGIVAGGGRVDRPFLKAGKKYHKMKARAAKYPRVSGVAMNVIDHPFGGGNRKHPGRPTTVSRNAPPGRKVGQIAARRTGKR; from the coding sequence ATGGCTAAAAGACTTATATCACAAAACAGAGGTCGAGGAAGTCCAACATACAGGGCTCCATCACACAAGTACAAAGCCGCACTCAAACACCCACGTGTGGATGAAGAGAGCGTTCTCAATGGTACAGTTATTGATATTACACATGATCCTGCAAGGTCAGCTCCTATTGTCAAAGTAGCCTTTGAGAATGGTGAGGAACAGTTGATCCTTGCTCCAGAAGGAATTGCTGTTGGTGAGAAGATCTCCTGTGGTGTTTCCGCAGAGGTCAAACCAGGTAACATCCTTCCTCTTGCAGAGATCCCCGAGGGTATTCCTGTATGCAACATTGAGTCAAAACCAAATGACGGTGGTCAGTTTGCACGATCTTCAGGTGTTTATGCAACACTTGTTTCCCGTGAAGCTACCAAGGTCGTTATCAGGATGCCATCCGGTGTTTTGAAATGGTTCAATCCAAAATGCAGGGCAACAGTCGGTATCGTTGCTGGTGGCGGAAGGGTTGACCGGCCATTCCTTAAGGCAGGTAAGAAATACCACAAGATGAAAGCAAGGGCTGCAAAGTACCCACGCGTATCAGGAGTTGCCATGAACGTTATTGATCACCCGTTCGGTGGAGGTAACAGAAAGCACCCAGGAAGGCCAACTACTGTGAGCAGGAATGCACCACCTGGACGTAAGGTTGGTCAGATCGCAGCACGTAGGACCGGAAAACGTTAA
- a CDS encoding 30S ribosomal protein S19, protein MAKKSTSRLPKRKGEFTFRGLTVEQLQQLSFDEFAELLPAKERRSIRRGLSDNQKDILQQFKDGKESVRTHYRNMIIYPEMIGKTIEVYNGKTFVATEIMPEMIGHRFGEFAPTRNRVSHGSAGVGATRSSKFVPLK, encoded by the coding sequence ATGGCAAAGAAATCAACATCAAGATTACCAAAACGAAAGGGAGAGTTCACATTCCGTGGTCTTACGGTTGAGCAGCTCCAGCAATTGAGTTTTGATGAATTTGCAGAACTCCTGCCTGCTAAGGAACGCAGGTCTATACGCCGGGGTCTTTCTGATAATCAGAAGGATATTCTGCAACAGTTCAAGGACGGTAAAGAAAGCGTACGAACTCACTACAGGAACATGATCATTTATCCAGAAATGATCGGTAAGACCATCGAGGTCTACAATGGTAAGACGTTCGTAGCAACAGAGATAATGCCTGAAATGATCGGGCATAGATTCGGCGAGTTCGCTCCAACACGTAACAGGGTTTCACACGGAAGCGCTGGTGTCGGTGCAACACGTTCGAGTAAATTTGTACCATTGAAATAA
- a CDS encoding 50S ribosomal protein L22 — MARINYTTDLDPETSSKAMGSELHISPKKSRELCKAVKGMKTKAAKRYLEDVVVLKQAVPFRKHNDSLGHRKGPMAAGRYPVKVASEMLKLLKNAESNAEYKGLNADHMYIAHAAAKRGRVIHGMRPRARGRASPKNTETVNIEMIISEVR, encoded by the coding sequence ATGGCAAGAATCAACTATACAACAGATCTCGATCCAGAGACCAGTTCAAAGGCAATGGGTTCAGAGCTTCATATCTCACCTAAGAAATCACGTGAACTCTGCAAAGCAGTTAAAGGTATGAAAACAAAGGCAGCAAAACGCTATCTCGAAGATGTGGTCGTTTTAAAGCAGGCAGTTCCTTTCAGAAAACACAATGACAGCCTTGGTCACAGAAAGGGTCCAATGGCAGCAGGTCGTTATCCTGTAAAGGTTGCATCTGAAATGCTTAAGTTGCTCAAGAACGCAGAGAGCAATGCAGAATACAAGGGTCTGAATGCAGATCACATGTACATTGCACATGCAGCAGCAAAGCGTGGACGTGTGATTCATGGTATGAGACCAAGGGCTCGCGGAAGAGCAAGTCCGAAAAACACGGAAACTGTCAATATTGAGATGATCATAAGCGAGGTGCGCTAA
- a CDS encoding 30S ribosomal protein S3: MAVEKKFVQDGYIKASMDEYFAKQLSRAGYGGMELNRTPMGTQITVYAEKPGMVIGKAGKVIRKLTRDVDRLYDLDNPQIDAQEVKKPELNAQMMASRLASSIERGWYFRKAGHNTMRAIMNAGALGCEIVISGKLTGARSRVEKIVNGYIKHAGKPAEDIVDDGFAVAVKKLGTLGCRVRIIHPNAVLPDAYRMKTAEELAASGVVAPAEEAKSAGIEELVETEGAVAEAEETVVEAATEVEAESVEAAVEETSDAEVVAEETMAESADDESEATIEIVDGEERREVNNVWQHKHEGHDYWHPMARVHREG, from the coding sequence ATGGCTGTAGAGAAAAAGTTCGTCCAGGATGGGTACATAAAGGCATCCATGGATGAATATTTTGCAAAACAATTAAGCAGGGCTGGTTATGGCGGTATGGAACTCAACCGTACTCCAATGGGTACCCAGATAACAGTCTATGCTGAGAAACCAGGTATGGTTATCGGAAAGGCTGGTAAGGTTATCCGTAAACTGACCCGTGATGTAGACAGGTTATATGACCTGGACAACCCTCAGATAGATGCACAGGAAGTCAAGAAGCCTGAACTGAATGCACAGATGATGGCATCAAGACTTGCTTCATCCATCGAAAGAGGATGGTATTTCAGGAAAGCCGGTCACAACACTATGCGTGCTATCATGAACGCTGGTGCGCTTGGCTGTGAGATCGTCATCTCCGGAAAACTGACCGGTGCAAGGTCAAGGGTGGAGAAGATAGTCAACGGTTATATCAAGCACGCAGGAAAACCTGCTGAAGATATTGTTGACGACGGTTTCGCTGTTGCTGTTAAGAAACTTGGTACCCTCGGATGCAGGGTACGTATAATTCATCCTAATGCAGTCCTTCCTGACGCATACAGAATGAAGACCGCCGAGGAACTTGCAGCATCAGGTGTCGTTGCTCCTGCTGAAGAAGCAAAGAGTGCAGGCATTGAGGAGCTTGTAGAAACTGAAGGTGCAGTTGCAGAGGCTGAAGAAACCGTTGTTGAAGCAGCAACAGAAGTAGAAGCTGAATCTGTAGAAGCAGCAGTAGAAGAAACATCCGATGCAGAAGTTGTAGCAGAAGAAACGATGGCTGAATCAGCAGACGATGAATCCGAAGCTACAATTGAGATCGTTGATGGGGAAGAGCGCCGTGAGGTCAACAATGTATGGCAGCACAAACATGAAGGTCACGACTATTGGCACCCAATGGCCCGTGTCCACAGGGAGGGCTAA
- the rpmC gene encoding 50S ribosomal protein L29 — translation MAILRTKEIRDMTPHERVDELEKIRSELIRERALASAGGAPDNPGRIGELRRTVARIKTIQNELKEI, via the coding sequence ATGGCAATTCTTCGTACAAAAGAAATAAGGGATATGACTCCACACGAACGTGTGGACGAACTTGAGAAGATCCGAAGTGAGCTTATCCGTGAGCGCGCACTTGCATCAGCAGGTGGAGCTCCTGATAATCCAGGTAGGATTGGTGAGCTTAGAAGGACAGTTGCAAGGATCAAAACGATCCAGAACGAACTGAAGGAGATCTGA
- the rnp1 gene encoding ribonuclease P protein component 1 produces MGASASNLIFHELIGLVTEIIESTNPTLNNIKGRVVNETRNMLVIETEGMEEKMVPKEGTVFIFHIPSHSANQNQRVMINGKLLLSQPENRVKNLKKIRMR; encoded by the coding sequence TTGGGAGCATCGGCTTCTAATCTGATTTTCCACGAGCTTATCGGGCTTGTTACGGAAATAATCGAGTCAACAAATCCCACACTAAATAACATAAAAGGCAGAGTGGTTAACGAGACACGCAATATGCTTGTGATCGAGACGGAAGGCATGGAAGAGAAAATGGTTCCTAAAGAGGGAACTGTTTTTATATTTCATATACCATCCCACTCTGCTAATCAAAATCAACGTGTTATGATAAACGGGAAATTATTGCTCTCACAACCCGAGAATAGAGTCAAGAATCTTAAGAAAATACGCATGAGGTAA
- a CDS encoding 30S ribosomal protein S17 translates to MAKDIGLDVPEPSKECDDVNCPFHGNLSVRGQILVGTVVSDKMDRTVVIQQRREKLINKYQRYEKRQSKIHAHNPPCIDAKVGDVVTIVECRPLSKTKSYVVVKSEVQA, encoded by the coding sequence ATGGCAAAAGATATTGGATTGGATGTACCTGAGCCGTCCAAGGAATGTGATGACGTTAATTGTCCATTCCACGGCAATCTCTCCGTAAGGGGACAGATCCTCGTCGGTACTGTTGTAAGCGACAAGATGGACAGGACAGTGGTCATTCAACAAAGGCGTGAAAAGCTGATAAACAAATACCAGAGATATGAGAAGAGGCAATCAAAGATCCACGCTCACAATCCACCATGCATCGATGCAAAGGTCGGAGATGTTGTGACAATTGTGGAATGTCGCCCTCTCAGCAAAACCAAATCATATGTAGTCGTTAAGTCGGAGGTGCAGGCGTGA
- a CDS encoding 50S ribosomal protein L14, whose translation MRGIRSTIPRALNAGAKIECVDNTGARTVEIISVKKYRGVKNRMPKAGIGDMCVVSVKKGTPEMRKQILYAVVVRQKKEFRRPDGLRVGFEDNAVVITDDKGIPKGTDIKGPVAREAAERFPKIGTTASMIV comes from the coding sequence GTGAGGGGAATTCGTTCAACGATCCCACGTGCACTGAATGCCGGCGCCAAGATCGAATGTGTTGATAACACTGGTGCACGTACTGTAGAGATCATTTCAGTCAAGAAGTACCGAGGTGTAAAGAACAGGATGCCAAAGGCAGGTATTGGTGACATGTGCGTCGTATCTGTAAAGAAGGGTACTCCTGAGATGCGCAAGCAGATCCTTTATGCAGTCGTTGTACGCCAGAAAAAGGAATTCCGCCGTCCAGATGGCCTTAGAGTAGGCTTTGAGGACAATGCGGTAGTGATCACAGATGACAAGGGTATCCCAAAGGGAACCGACATCAAAGGTCCTGTTGCAAGAGAAGCAGCAGAAAGATTCCCAAAGATCGGCACAACAGCATCCATGATCGTATGA
- the rplX gene encoding 50S ribosomal protein L24, which translates to MVSNQPRKQRKARYNAPLHIRQKYMAAPLSKELRGKYGRSASVIIGDTVVVMRGDHAGTKGKVEALSLKSGTIVVEGVSVSKVDGTEVPRPIYPSNVMITSLELNDKRRESILSRGR; encoded by the coding sequence ATGGTATCAAATCAGCCAAGAAAACAGAGGAAAGCACGTTACAATGCACCCCTCCACATCAGGCAGAAATATATGGCTGCACCTCTTTCAAAGGAGCTTCGCGGCAAGTATGGTCGCAGTGCAAGCGTTATTATCGGTGACACTGTTGTGGTAATGCGTGGTGACCATGCAGGAACTAAAGGAAAGGTCGAAGCATTATCCTTGAAGAGCGGAACCATCGTAGTCGAAGGTGTTTCTGTTAGCAAGGTAGATGGAACTGAGGTTCCAAGACCGATCTATCCTTCAAATGTGATGATAACATCACTGGAATTGAACGATAAACGCAGAGAATCAATATTATCTAGAGGTAGGTGA
- a CDS encoding 30S ribosomal protein S4e — MGNHQKRLSVPNSWQISKKSNKWITSTRPGPHNRLQSIPLAVVLRDMLGVVDNRAEAKRVLSEGKILVDGVARKDLRFPVGLMDVISIPLNNTEYRILLDGKGRLVLNKLENMGANKLCRIENKTVIKGGIVQMNLNDGTNLNGSNDYNTKDSIILSLPGKEIVKHIKYEVGNLAMIVGGSHSGEIGTIKEINKVKSSKYNTVTISGESEFETIENYVFVVGEKESEISLGGESIE; from the coding sequence GTGGGCAATCATCAAAAGAGATTATCTGTCCCAAATAGCTGGCAGATCTCAAAGAAATCCAACAAATGGATAACATCCACAAGACCAGGTCCTCATAACAGATTACAGAGTATTCCTCTTGCTGTTGTGCTTAGGGACATGCTTGGTGTCGTTGACAACCGGGCAGAAGCAAAAAGAGTACTTTCAGAAGGCAAGATCCTTGTTGACGGAGTCGCAAGAAAAGATCTGAGGTTCCCTGTAGGGTTGATGGATGTAATTAGCATCCCATTGAACAATACAGAATACCGCATATTGCTTGATGGCAAGGGAAGGCTTGTTCTGAACAAGCTCGAGAATATGGGCGCAAACAAATTGTGCCGCATTGAAAACAAGACAGTAATCAAGGGTGGAATCGTGCAGATGAACCTGAACGATGGTACAAACCTTAATGGTTCCAATGATTACAATACAAAGGATTCAATCATACTTTCCCTTCCTGGCAAGGAGATCGTAAAACACATCAAGTACGAAGTGGGTAATCTTGCAATGATCGTTGGTGGAAGTCACTCTGGTGAGATCGGCACCATCAAAGAGATCAACAAGGTAAAGAGTTCTAAGTACAACACAGTGACCATCTCCGGTGAATCCGAGTTCGAGACTATCGAGAACTATGTTTTCGTAGTAGGTGAGAAGGAGTCAGAGATCAGCTTAGGTGGTGAGTCAATTGAGTAA
- a CDS encoding 50S ribosomal protein L5, protein MRDPKVDKVVVHMGVGESGQHLVDAEGILEAVTGQTVIRSYAKRTLPAFSIKKNEPIGCKVTLRGDAAEDFLTTSLEIVEKTLRASQFDDYGNVSFGVEEHTDYPGMKYDPNIGIFGMDINVVVNRPGYRVNKRRVMKRKIPTSHKISKEDTISFFKETYGVEVE, encoded by the coding sequence ATGAGAGATCCTAAGGTCGATAAAGTGGTCGTTCACATGGGTGTTGGAGAAAGTGGCCAGCACCTTGTCGATGCAGAAGGTATCCTTGAAGCTGTTACCGGTCAGACCGTTATAAGAAGCTATGCAAAGAGAACTTTGCCTGCTTTCAGTATCAAAAAGAACGAGCCTATCGGATGCAAGGTAACTCTCCGTGGAGATGCTGCAGAAGATTTCCTTACAACATCTCTGGAAATTGTCGAGAAAACGCTCCGTGCATCACAGTTCGATGACTATGGTAATGTTTCCTTTGGTGTTGAAGAACACACCGATTATCCTGGCATGAAGTACGATCCTAATATAGGTATCTTTGGAATGGATATCAATGTGGTCGTAAACCGTCCTGGTTACAGGGTAAACAAAAGAAGGGTCATGAAGCGAAAGATACCAACTTCCCACAAAATCTCAAAAGAGGATACGATATCTTTCTTTAAAGAAACTTATGGTGTGGAGGTAGAATAA
- a CDS encoding 30S ribosomal protein S14, whose translation MTQTEKNFGRGANECKRCGRKQGLVRKYGIYLCRHCFREIAHDMGFEKYT comes from the coding sequence ATGACTCAGACAGAGAAGAACTTTGGAAGAGGCGCAAACGAGTGTAAAAGATGCGGCAGAAAGCAGGGTCTCGTACGCAAGTATGGTATCTACCTTTGCAGGCATTGTTTCAGGGAAATTGCCCATGATATGGGATTTGAAAAATATACATGA